The sequence ATCAGTTGATATGTCATAGCGAATAACGTCCTCCACACCAATATGCTCCTTTTCATCTTTAATATCCAAAacatcattattaattaccAAGTCCGCAGTAAATTCCATCTCCATCATATTCTCAGCTTGTGACTCGTTGTCATCCCCTTCATCAACCTCCAAGATTCTAACTTTCGGAGCACTATTAACTCTATGGAGAACTCCAATGCTTGGGAGCCTAACAACTCCTGAGAAACTATTGTCTTCCAAAACAACACTGCTCTCAGAGTCGTCATCACTGTCCCCCGATATCTGCGCAATTGGAATTTGAACCTTCCGCACCAGTGGAATTCTAGAATCCACAACTGGCATTGGCTCAATATCTGAAACATTCTCATCCATTACAGCCACAAACGGCCTAGTCTTGCCAGTATTCAGAACATAATCCTCATCTTCAACAAGTTCATCACCTGACTCACCCAAGAATGGTCTTGCATCATCAGAGTCATCAACAATACTATTAACTCTTTCATCTGGGTTTCTGACAAAAGGCCTGAAAAAAGTCCCCCCACTAACATTACCACTTCCACGAGGAAATGCTTCATCTGGGTTCTTCATAGAAGGCCTGGAGACGCCATGTTCATTGCTATTATTACGTTCTTGAACTATTTCACCATTTGACTTAGAAAATGCATGTTCCCGAAGAGAGTGagtttcttcaagaatttcctTGTCTTGGTCAGTCATAAGAGGTCTCTCAGAGGCAGTCTCAGTCTCATCTTCACCACTCACAGAACCCTCAGACTCAAGCTCACTACCACTGTAGTAGCTACCAGTAGTACTATTTCTATCACTTTTCGGTGAAACAGAATATTCAGAGTCAGAATCATCAACAGTAAGAGGAGCTCTAATACCTGATATTGTGTTAGAAGAAGCCGCCTTTGGGGCCATCTGTGTGGCTGAAAGGGGGACACCATGAAGCCTTGAATCCATGAAAGTTTCAAACTTCAGACTTTTGCTCTTTTTGTATGCATGTTatcgttttcttttcttatgaGTCTGCTTCAAAAAGGTGAGAAACCATAGGTTAATGTGGTGTAGCGTGTTGCTGGATTTGGTGAatgaaaagattgaattttttgtttggtgtTTAGGGCTTTGTTTTTTGGGCTTTTGTggaatttgttttgttttgtttcagGCTGTGGTTGTCTTCTGTTTGGGCAATGTTGTGGCGACAGGGAAGTACAGATGGCATAAAAGTTCTTGCACTTCGTACACATATTTTGGTCATTGGTGGTGCGATAAGGTTTTGTTTCTGGGAGATGATTTCTTGGAGCCTGGAGACGTCTTTTCGGCTGGTTTTGGTCGCCTCGTGTGTTTCTactcattattattaaatgttCTTTCGCAATTCATTAGctataaattcatacattgtatttgttttgtttttcatttctgtCTATATCAATGCATGTTCCTTCTTGGATAACCTCTTAATCAACGTagtaaaattctattttacatTGATCTACgaaattttttcatctttttcacgtactaattttttatatacggTGAGACTTGAGAGGGGGGAAAAaatctaactttttttttctatatcgagaaaacaaatattcatcTTACTTTCTTGATATTGTTGTCTGCTCTTTTTGTTCCTTTCCCTTTGCAGAATACCCGTCTAAATTTATTGTAGTTGCCACTTTATTTTGAATGAAGGTTGTCTTTTAGCCTTTCCATGGCAAAATGGCGGCTTCGCACTACGCCGCCAGCAGAACTACCTCTCTccaccaccgccaccgccAGTTGACCTCTGAAACACCCAATCCCAGGAAACGCGTTTTATTGATTTCCTGCTTTTCCACTTCATTCCCGGATAAACCCACCAGAAGAAAAAATCGCCTCCGTCAGAAAATCCTTGAAACCTTTAGAAAACCGATTATCCCCGAGGCTCCTCCTGCAAACCCTGATGTCCCCATTGATTCCTCACCCATCCAAGAGTCTGGTAATATTCAGGAAGTGCAAGAATCTGACAAGTCCAGGAATTCAGAAGCTGGAAATGAAGAAGTTCAAGAATTCGAAGAAATGAGGGAGGTTGAGGTTTCAATGCCTGCTGGAGGTAGTGTTGATAGAAGTATTGGTGTATTagctaaaaattcaatcttgaaATACGGGTTGTGGTTGGTTGGGGCTTTTGTCTTCCAGACCGTTTGTGCTACTTGGGTTTTTGGTTCTGCTGGTGTTgacaataaaaatgaattattcgATGGGGATGAGAAGAATTCAGTTCTTGAAGTGGGAGGAAACGAAGGTAAATCAAGGGTGAGAATTGTTTTGAACGGAAAAATGGGGGTGGAGAATAGTGCCCTTAACTCAATTATTTATGTGGATGAGttggaaatggagaggaaaattgaggaaatTCGGGCAATGGCAAGGAAGGCGAGGGAAAAGGAAAGACTAGAGTCCAAGACGAATGGTTTTGAAGGTGAGGACAATGAGGAAACTAATGGGGGAAGATCTCTTAAAAGTGGGATTGAGGAGGAGGTTGACAACCGATTGGATAAGTTGagaaaaaagttagaaaatgCTCGTAAGAAAATACCAGTGGCATCAGTTGGGTATTCAAGGAAGGAAAAGGATGAGGTTGAGAAGGGTGAATTGGATGAGACAGGGGCCAATGGggcttttttatttaagaagaaGTATAAATTCAAAGGTTCGGCTAGTGATCCAACAGAGAAACCAAAGGGTTTTATAGGTTCAGATGATTTCTCGGTTAATAAGTCTAAGGAAAGTGGAAATGGGGAGAAGGGGTATGAGTATTTTCAAAGTGGGAATCATGATAATGATGCAGTTAGTTTAGGTGATGGGGAAAATCAGCCACAACTGTCTGGTGTTGATCCAAAGGGCAGTGATGCAGTTAAAGTGGTGGAAGAGGATAGAATGAAAGGCATGTCAGAGATGACTGAATCCAGTAAGACTACAAGGAAGAAGGTGGGGAAAGAAAGAGGTACAAGCAAGCGAGGAAAGGGAAAAGGTGAACCGAAACCGAAGGTGATAGATGGTAGTGCCCTTGGAACTCTTATATTGTCTTCTTTAAAGTtcagaatttttatttgaatgctGTTGTGGCCATCAGATACATCGAATTCTCTTAACAGATTATGAGTTTCTGATTGGGTGCAATGCTTTAGGGGCTTTTGTAAAACCCAAAAGCTGTTCTTCCACTCTGTCTCCTTTGAACACCTAATCTGTTGAATTCACCATGCTAAGTATGCGCTAATAGGAACCAAAAatgcatatttattatatcaacTGCAGTTCTCATTAAGGCATCAAATGTACAGGCATTGCTAATTCCAGGTCTGCCTTTGAAGCAGTAGAAGCTGGGAAATCAAATGCTGAGGCTGTGAGGTCAAGAAAATCTAGTGCTCAGAACATGAACGAGGAGAAACTGTCGACTGATAGTTTAAAAGGCAAAGGATTTGGAGTTGCTAAATCAGCAGTAAAACGCAATAGTGAGACTGACTTTTGGTGGTCAAAACTTCCTTATGTTCTGGTATGTTATTGCAACCAGGAAACTTTCTGTCTTATGGTTCTTGTCTTGCTTTCTTTTCATTGCCAAACTTTTTTTTCGTTCAGTTTCTTGATATGCTCTTCTTCCATGATAAATCGAATCAGCTtatgttattttcttatttcaggCTATACTTATGCAAAGAGGCCATGATGGACCCGGTGAAGGACTTTATACATTGAAAAACATTTCTAGTGCAGAGGATCGAATATCTCATGTGGTTGCTTTTGAGGACCGTGCTGATGCCAACAATTTCTGCTATCTCCTTCAATCCTTCTTTGAAGATCTGGAAGACTTCAAAGCTGATGTTGTTCCATTAACAGTAAAGGTAAGTTTACCAGAGCTGCAATTTAGTTCTCCCCTCAGATTTAAACATGCCACCGTTTCCTTTTATATTCTTCCTGTCCTCTTTCCcccttttttctgtttctgggAGAAGGTTTTGCAgatgtttcttttttcgttTGCTTAAACCTTCCAAAGCAATTTCatgttattaaaataaagtcTACTTTCAGGAAGTAAATGAAGCAGTTGAATCAAATACCATGAGAGTGATTGTTGTCAAGAAAGGGCAACTTAAGCTGTACGCAGGACAACCACTTGTGGATGCTGAGACAGCACTACGTGCTCTGATTTAGCAAGACCTAGGGCCAGCGTAATGCCTCTATTTCCCACTCAATTGTGGCTCAAGGAACACCAGCGACGCAGCAGTTTGAAATTACAAGATCTTGCATTTCTGAAGCAAACCCCGAGAAGGAAATAGCAGCAGCTGCTGGCCAACAAATACGAAAACGTATGGGTGGTATTGGTTCTTGGCTCCTATTGTCGGCAGGCAGCAAATGAAGATAACAcagttattttcattttcaaaacatCAGTAGATGTTCCAAATTGATATGTACTCAGATTGTCGGGAGGAGAAGAGTTAATTTTTACCCTCTGATGCATTACAGCAACACT comes from Sesamum indicum cultivar Zhongzhi No. 13 linkage group LG10, S_indicum_v1.0, whole genome shotgun sequence and encodes:
- the LOC105171522 gene encoding uncharacterized protein LOC105171522 isoform X1, yielding MAASHYAASRTTSLHHRHRQLTSETPNPRKRVLLISCFSTSFPDKPTRRKNRLRQKILETFRKPIIPEAPPANPDVPIDSSPIQESGNIQEVQESDKSRNSEAGNEEVQEFEEMREVEVSMPAGGSVDRSIGVLAKNSILKYGLWLVGAFVFQTVCATWVFGSAGVDNKNELFDGDEKNSVLEVGGNEGKSRVRIVLNGKMGVENSALNSIIYVDELEMERKIEEIRAMARKAREKERLESKTNGFEGEDNEETNGGRSLKSGIEEEVDNRLDKLRKKLENARKKIPVASVGYSRKEKDEVEKGELDETGANGAFLFKKKYKFKGSASDPTEKPKGFIGSDDFSVNKSKESGNGEKGYEYFQSGNHDNDAVSLGDGENQPQLSGVDPKGSDAVKVVEEDRMKGMSEMTESSKTTRKKVGKERGTSKRGKGKGEPKPKVIDGIANSRSAFEAVEAGKSNAEAVRSRKSSAQNMNEEKLSTDSLKGKGFGVAKSAVKRNSETDFWWSKLPYVLAILMQRGHDGPGEGLYTLKNISSAEDRISHVVAFEDRADANNFCYLLQSFFEDLEDFKADVVPLTVKEVNEAVESNTMRVIVVKKGQLKLYAGQPLVDAETALRALI
- the LOC105171522 gene encoding uncharacterized protein LOC105171522 isoform X2, which codes for MAASHYAASRTTSLHHRHRQLTSETPNPRKRVLLISCFSTSFPDKPTRRKNRLRQKILETFRKPIIPEAPPANPDVPIDSSPIQESGNIQEVQESDKSRNSEAGNEEVQEFEEMREVEVSMPAGGSVDRSIGVLAKNSILKYGLWLVGAFVFQTVCATWVFGSAGVDNKNELFDGDEKNSVLEVGGNEGKSRVRIVLNGKMGVENSALNSIIYVDELEMERKIEEIRAMARKAREKERLESKTNGFEGEDNEETNGGRSLKSGIEEEVDNRLDKLRKKLENARKKIPVASVGYSRKEKDEVEKGELDETGANGAFLFKKKYKFKGSASDPTEKPKGFIGSDDFSVNKSKESGNGEKGYEYFQSGNHDNDAVSLGDGENQPQLSGVDPKGSDAVKVVEEDRMKGMSEMTESSKTTRKKVGKERGTSKRGKGKGEPKPKVIDVEAGKSNAEAVRSRKSSAQNMNEEKLSTDSLKGKGFGVAKSAVKRNSETDFWWSKLPYVLAILMQRGHDGPGEGLYTLKNISSAEDRISHVVAFEDRADANNFCYLLQSFFEDLEDFKADVVPLTVKEVNEAVESNTMRVIVVKKGQLKLYAGQPLVDAETALRALI